The Eleginops maclovinus isolate JMC-PN-2008 ecotype Puerto Natales chromosome 18, JC_Emac_rtc_rv5, whole genome shotgun sequence genome segment cagtctagctaaactgaaattcaaaagaatatgtttaatctatgtatttgtatgtattgcgatattggaatcaaatatggacaatcaataatatgtttaaattaaatggaaccgatttctgtaaaacaaaccccaaaaaatctgtctgttgtgcgtgtgttacgtgtgtaagttgtgtCTACCGTGCGCAAAAGCGCCATTCGCACCTATTCGCggctatttaattgacatgttaggttatgggggggggggggcggggagtccaacttgtttttataaaatagagagacccccttgaagacaaaaacataattcgagcactggtgtgtgtgtgtgtgtgtgtgtgtgtgtgtgtgtgtgtgtgtgtgtgtgtgtgtgtgagggaagttcaaatgtaatatacatGTTGTTCATGtatgtttcaaataaagaaaacacgAGAGAGAAGGTTTGATTGTTGCATGGGGCATAGTTTAATTGTCCAGATATAATttacaaccaaaaaaaaatttgttttaggtacGCACATATAGCCGTGACCAGACTGTGCATGGATTGATCCCAGGATGTTACAAATGAGGAGAGAGGTGGTTAAAGTGACAGGAAATTAGGTTAGGTTATCAGAAGTAAGAACGGAAGGAGCAGATGGAAACGAAGTGGGCAGAAAGTAGCCAGTACGAAACCAGTAAAATAACTTTACAACGAGGCTACCCGTTCATtttttacaaagtaaaaaaataaacacagacagtcaTTGAGTCATTGGTTGTCTGTTCCGATTTACTTCTGGGCGGGGATCATGCCATCGATGGACTCTCCCTTCTCCAGCTTCTTCTCCATCTCAACCATCAGCTTGACACCATCAACCACCAGCTGCACCTGTGACACCTCGGAGGAGCCCAGACGATCTGCGTTGGAGATGTCGAACACACCACCCACGGAGGCTGTGTCCACACCACCTGGAGGGAGAAGAAGGGGGGAAGTGTGAGGCCTCTTTCTAACACAAGCACGTTTTTAGGGACATGAAAGGTACGCTCTCCATAGCCCCCTGCTTGTTGAAGCTTTGTAACAATGTTTCCTTAACACTCCAGCCATCATCAATTGTCACATTCATTGAGTTTTCGAACagaataatacatttcaggaaGTCTATAAGGTTTCTAATCCTAAAACAAACTGGCTGCTTTATGTTAGCAATTTGGAAGCTAGCTTAATCGCTAGCCGGCTGACATGAAGGTGCTAAAGTGAATCTAATTAATCTCATCTTAATCCATGTTTTTCAATTTCTCTAACCTTTTGTCATAATAAATGCTACTATTGCTGTTAACTTTATCTTTCCCATCCAGCTGTGTTAAGTCAAGGTTAACTTTAAACCTGCAGCACTTCTCTGTAAATATTAGTTTATAAGCTCTGAGACCGAACAATTTAAGTGTAATTTTGTTGGTACCTGTTCCACGCTTCTGCAGGCGCAGTCTGGTCAGGATCTCCTCGAACTTGGCGTGTGTGCTAAGCTTGGGCAGCTTGACGTGCACTCCACCGCGCAGGCCGGTTCCCAGGTTGGAGGGGCAGGTCAGGATGTAACCCAGATGCTCGTTCCACATGAAGCCATGGTTGTGCTTCTTGAAAATCTCCTCAATCTGACCAGTGCAGAGGATAAAGGAAATGAATAATGGATCATGGTTAAAATATAACCACTATGATGTAGCTTAATGCTAAACAGTACTATCTGTTGAtactgaagaaagaaaaataaaccttaTAAGATTAAACAGCCATGTTAGGTCtatatgaaaataaacagtGCGCATCATTTTAAATGGCTATAACTCGCACCCAGTTGAATTGTGTATATTTAAGTGTCTGCTTgattgtatttgaataaaaaaatatgtgattgtttttgtgcattACCTTCTGCAGACCAACGCAGAAGCGTCTGAAGACCTCCTTCATGTTGCCTCCCAGCTGCATGGAGATGACACGCAGATGATCCTCCTCATTCACCCAGACCAGGAAGGTCTTGTTGTCGTTATGCCTGGAGGAAGAAAATCCAGCTCAGTTTCATTTGTAGGACAATGATGGTGAAATGTTTAACAAAGTGCCTCGCAGACACTTGACGGACATTTCTAACATTTACCCTGTGATGTGGGTAATACGAGCTACACTGGTGGATTTAAAGGATATCAACTGTAAAGGGCAGTTATGCTGCAGCTTTACACGCTGAGCTTAATTATTCATGACACACTTTACCAGATGTTTAAAAGCAGGAATAATCGGGATTTTCATTTGAGGGTTGTGAGACAAAGGAGACAGATGGTGTTAGTTTTAAAGGTTGGCTTGGGAATGTCAGATGGGAGCTCCAGGATGGGATTTGTTTAGAGTGTGAATTTACGAGTTTACATAGGCACAGAAACCTGTTTATCTGGGAATAAAGTTGAATTTGTAATgcgttttttaatttaatttccattATTTGTCTGAATGTCTCTCACCAGATGCCTCTGCCGTCGGGCCAGTCACGGGCCATACCGGCGCAGGTCAGCAGGGGGGACACGGGCTTGTCAAACAAGAAGTGATCAGCGATCAGCAGCTCCTGCTCGGCATCGGTCATGCCGCTCAGGGGGTAATACTTTCCCTTGAACTCACCCTCCAGGCTGGCCAGAGCTGAAAGGATAGAACCAGACAGGAGAAGGAGTCAGCCTCTGACTAATACATCATGCCTTCTACAAACATTTTGTGTCAGATTGATAGATTATTGTCATTAAGTTGATATTCACCCTCAATGGACAGCTTCTCAATGCCTCTGCGCTCGCCACGGCTGTTGTGGGGGGGAAGGGTGAATCCCTTGATGCTGCGGCCGGTACGCACACGGCTGGACAGCACGTAGTTGGGGTCCAGGTCATCACCACCCTTagagaaaggacagaaaaacatcagatacattatttttattgacTTGCCATTGTTTGAGGAACTGAACCTTATTTATGAGTGAATGTACTTATTATGTAGGACAATTGACAGTGTCTGGAGTTATTAAACTCAACCATGCCTTGATGTGGACATAACCAACTAACAAACTAAAGGTCATTCATTTGGTGTGGCAGCTGGTCACTAGGTACATTTCCTTCTTCCTGATTCTATTCTAATCTATCTCTAACAATACCATCATGCAGGTCGTGACTGCTCACCTTCAGGTTCTCGAAGTTCAGGTCGGTCTTATGCTTGTCAGTGGGCTTGTATCCACCGTGACGGTCGGAGATGATGGGGTCCAGCAGTTCCTTGAAGGCCTCGTAGGACTCCTCATCACCAGCAACGCAACCAACAGTCATGATGAAGGGGTGACCTTGGGAACAAGAGGGACAAGAGGGAATTGGTAACAAtgctatgctagctagctaTAGTTTAACTTGGAATATTGATATCTTTGTAGGAACATTGTTAGATACCCCTGTACCCCATTAGCTGAAAACTGCTTGGATACCAAAAAACCTTACTAAAAATCTTGCCAGAACTTTAGCACCTAACCCAAAAGATCGAACAAAAGTCCTGTGTCACCTTAGAGGTAATGATGAATGCTAGCATGATGGGCTTCAGCAACAATCCATAACAGAAAATATTCAGAACTCATGTTTGGCTGCATATAGTTGTTATTCACTTCATTTATGTCTATAAAAACGTTTGTCTGGCATGTGTTCATCTCTACGCTGATGACCTGCTCCTTCTTACCAGGGTTGTCAACACCAGTCTGGATGACATCATCCACGGTGAAGCCGCTGGGGGTAGACTTTCCCCTCAGCTTGCCATAGATGTCCTTGGTCAGCACCTACAGCAGAGGACATGCAGGTCAGTGTTTGTAAAGTCACATGATGTATCTTAGAATATGCTGTGTGACAATGAAGTGTCTCAGCGCAACGATAACGATAAAGAGTCTTTGGTTATTAATGCCTATGCAGGCTGTGTGGCCATTGAGCAACAATTTCAGAGTAGATTTGGTACCTTTGCCATGTGGTTGTTGTGCAGGGACAGGTCGGGGAACTCCTCGTCCGTTGCGAACTTCATCTTGTAGTCGTTATGACAGTTCTTCGCCATGGTTGCGATTCTTGCTCCACCTGAGAAGAGacaagagaaagaggagaagacagTTATATTAAAGAATAGCACTGTTGGTAAGAATTTGTCGAGACTGCATCTATAGGCACTTTCTTCCTTATTGTgtagaaaacagaaaactatAGATTTACAATTTATAATAATGGTGAATACCATTTTTATTCTCTGCCGTTTCTCCAAGTTTTTCAAGTGCCTTGTCTATGAATCTTCTGGTGAGGAGGAGACAccttttcattctgtctttacAGTATGTCTTACTTTTTTCTACTCTAATTTCACTGTCTTtctactcccccccccccgccttcAGCTGTTCTGTCTACATGCTTTTCTTCCTGAAGCCCACCCCTCACACTGTCTCCCCACCTGTCTCCCCTCACAGCTGTGATTATATATAGTGCAGCTGGCCCCCTCTTGTCATGCACATGGAGATGAATGattttctcctctgtctcaCTTCGTTCAGCTTCAGAATAACGCAAACTTAGTGGTCGACCTATGCTGCAATACATGagtgacagaaaaaacacattggtTCTAAATAAATCGTCAAAAAAGGCTCCAGCACACAATGCTTACAAATTGTTACTCTAATTATTTAAAGCCTTCTCCCATTTTGTCTCGAGATATGGTTTTGTACAGTAATTGTGTCctacattttaattgaacttGAAAAGCCTCTAAAATAATCATTTCCACCCCAAAAAATCCCACAAAAATTATTTACCCAAACTGAGTCTAATTTGAGTTAGTTGAACTGGAAAGTAACATAAATTACTTGGggaaaagttgttgttttggatTTGCAATTAACAGAGCTGCAGAATCAGTCAGAACATCTGATCTCTCTCCGTCAGAGGTCAAAATCCGTCCTGTTGCTTGAGGTGCAGTTGATTGATGACACCTGGTGCACTAAAAGGTCAAAGGGTTGCATGCCTCACAGATGGCTGCACATGTTCCATGGCTAAATCAAGCGCTCCTAAACTATTCGAAGACACACATCAGGTCTGCCCTGTTAGCATCAGCAACAGCAAACAGTCACAACTGTCTCAGTGACACTTGACTGTTGTATATTAAACTAGCCTTTAAACAGCAGTATAGTGCTGCAGATATCCAAAAAAAGCATCAAGGAGAAGTTTCACTACAGCGTGCAGCGATAGAAGAACAATCAGAGTAATATTTTAGTTTCCGGTTCAGGAAAGAATATGCTAAGCTTAACAGGAATCCAACACAATAATGTGGTAATAGAACGATGTTTCCATGGCTCCAGGGTTCACCAATGGAGGAATCTGATTGACACATATCTGGTCAAAATGTTCCTCTATGATTTTGATAACGGGTGGTTTACTCAGGGAGAGGCTTCTGTCCattctttaaatcaaaataCCACCACAATCTTTCCCTTAGATGTATCAAAAGGCTTTGTTACCTGCttaggagaaaagaaagaggtaACAGTCCCGGGATCAGATCCTGTTCACCAAATGAAGGAGATGCCCAACTCTACCACATGATGGGCTTTAGTATTTATACCTGGACCTCTGTTGCTATTGGCTCACTACACTCGGGGTTCCCTTCATATGATTGGTTACAATGGGGCTTCTATGCCCGGGTGAGTTTCTAAAAGGCAAGAGAACTTCACATAACACTCGAGACGAGAAGCAAGAAACAGCTGCAAACCAACCTTTCAACTCCTGCCTGCTCAGAGAGGAGTCTGCAGGACAGAAGAGGTGGACAGCAGTACAGGCAGCACCATACACcctattaaacacattttttaaaagtcattatGCAGGTttatattcataaaatatttgCAATGCATGCATTAGCCAGTGTACTAACATTGCAGACTGATTTAAATGAGAAGGCTAACATCCTTGCTGTGCGATGGCAACATAGGATCCAGAGTATGAATTTCATGCAATTGAATGAATATAACAATCATGATATCAAATGTCCAGTATCTACAGTATAATAAAAggacattaaatataaaaacaagagCTTTGCTTGTAACTGGGCAGTTGAAGTGTAGCAGGTGGCTCTGATATGCCTATTGTTGGCATGCTTGCACAGTGTACTGAATCTCTCCTCCCTGTTTCATAAGTGTCCCCTATGGGTGGATGAAGCAGAGTAACTTCAGTTGTGTCTGTCATCATATTAAGGAGTCAGAAAAAACACTTCTCAGATAACATCATTACAAAATTCATTACTGGTTAGATTTCATTGACCCCCTCGAACTTGCCAATTTTTACTAAGTTGAATTCTTTGTATGCAAgttgaaggtgtgtgttactgctcactttttttttcaatgtccATGAGTAATGCAATGTAACAGGCTGTCCAAACATAAGACATTTTTGGAAGACAGGATGGCAAATGTAAAttccagtgtgtttttatatgtctGTATCTAAATGTATACAAGTGTACAGCTTTCTCATCATGtgatttgtatgtgtgtcttgTGTATTCATATATCACAATAAATATCCTGCCTGACATGTTTGATGTTGGGATCGTTTTTTATCCAATATACTGTTTATTTCTTAATCTGGGCTCACTGTAGGTTTTACTAGATCCTGATCTCATTGTGAGACATTGATTTCAGGTCTTTACTGTACAATTCCCAGCATCATTACCCCCCTCCCACTCGTAATGTGATAGCCGTCAGTAATCCACTcacagacagatattaaatcCCACCCACATCATGTGACAGTAAGTATAAATTGTGGGGTGGGGCTGAGACGCTCTGTGACGCAGACAGCAGCCTAACATGAGAATCAGGTTTCCCTCAAACACAACAGTACAACAGGTCAGATGGTAATACCGTTTTCGAGATAGCTTCCCGAACAACTCTCAGGCTTTAAACAACAGGATACAAAAAGATTGTAATCATCTATTACCATCTCAACACACCCTGCACCTAAATTCATCTTAAAATGAATAACTAGAGACTCTCTCTCCCCAGAATGACGGTGCTAACctttaaagcagaaataaacacgTGTACATTCTAGTGCTAAATACAGCTGGACAATTGAATACAACTCagatgttttaattgtattaagctttaaatgtatgaatgatAAACAGGGTGTGGCCGCTTCGAGGGACAGGTGGGTGCAGTCTCACGGCTCTAGCCGCTTGCTGTCTGCTCTGTTGCCTCACCTGGGTCCGCCTCAACTCTGAGCTGTGTAAGTAAGATGATGGTGTCAGTGCTCCCACTTTGAGTGTCACAGTGGCttttcagagagaaataaaagacagaGTTTGAGTATAGTTGCATGTGTAGAGAAAAAGGCCAGTGGTTTGTGACAAAGCTTGTGTCCTGAATACAAGGCCAGCAGAACAGCCAGGCTGAAGGTTATCCCCAGATTGAGGGTTCCTGCTTAAAGTCAGAGTCTGCCATTTTGATCAAATACACTTTAATCCACAGAGCCCACCGCAGCACAGGGACTGCCCTCATCATAATTACAAACGACCTCCTCATCACATCTGATTCCAGCCTCATCAGTATTCTCATCCTCCTGGACCTCTCCGCAGCCTTCGATACTATATCCCACACTATCCTCCTCAGCCTCCTGTCTGACCACCTTGGGCTCAGTGACACAACTCTTGCCTGGTTCGAGTCCTGCGTCTCGAACTGACAACACTTTGTCACCATCTGTGACTGCAGTTCCCCATCAGCCCCTGTCAACCAAGGTGTACCTCAAAGGTCTGTGCTTGGACacctcctcttcaccatctatATAATCCCACTTGGTCAAATCATCCGCCGGCATGGTCTCAACTTCCATTCATAcgctgatgacacacagctctATCCCTGCACTAAACCATCCACTCAACTCCCCCCCTCAATCCCTTGTCAACTGCCtacaggacatcaaaaactggatGTCGTCAAACCTACTCAAACttaacagcaaaaaaaaagagctcaTGGTTGAGGCTCCCAAGTCACAACTCCGGAAGGTTGGAGATCTGATCCTCTTGGTGGACGGCTGCTCCATTTCTGCTTCCTCTGTAGTCCGCAACCTGGGGGTCATCCTGGACACAACCGTCTCCTTCCAGGCTCACATCAAATCGGTCACTAAATCTGCATTCTATCATCTCAAAAACATCTcccgactccggccttcactctgCGACTCTGTGGCAGAAACGCTCATACATGCCTTcatcacgtcccgattggactaCTGCAATATGGTCCTCTCCGGGATTCCCAGGaaaaccctggagaggctccaccatgtccagaactctgccaCCAGAGTTCCTCCCCCCACCAAaccatggcagcacatcacccccaccctcatccaccttcactggctcccgatcaagtcccggatcactttcaaaaccctcctcctcacctacaagtctctcGATGGCCTCGCTCCACAGTACCTAAccgacctcctccatccctacacccctaTGGAGAGAGTGATTGGTTTGGGTGTACTTCAAATATCagcttacatttatttcaaaattgaTGACCCCACCTTCAATGATCCCCAGGtgatcatttcaaatgtgtagTACTTTGTTTGGTGCACCACAGAACTCTGTTCTATGCCTGGTACTCTTTATCTCTCATCAGAATATCTGGGCTTTACATCCTATGCTAATGATATTTCATTtatcaatttggacatttcagaggttgtctGAGGTTGGTAATATTTACTATCACACCCTCGCTAAGGACATGGAGCTTATCCTGGATGCAAAGGAGGATCAAGGGTGCAGTCATATCAACCTGATCATTCAGTAATCTATCAATCTTAAACATTCACTTTTATATCTGTGGAGAGCAACACTTTCGGATTCATGATGGGTAAACCAACCTTTACTGTgcccataaaataaaataaaaagaacaagagaagagaagaagctAAAAGATgctggacgtcagagaaatcagcagaagaagacagacagacagtaagtAAACACTAAGGAGCTCTATTTCTGTtcacaaaaatgttcaaaaagaaattACCACAAAGATAtttatctgaaaacacaagggaaatgtttgttcagaatTTTTCTCCCACAATAGCCCTTGCTAGCATCTCAGTAAATGAGCTAGTCGatccttttaattaaaaaatggaaaatgttataGATGCCATTACTCCCACTAAGGTAAAGGAGGTATGTGGcaagaaaatatctccatggagaaaggccatgagcgtgagaacagaaaaaatgGAGTCTAGAAAAGCTGaacgcaggtggagaaaaacaaatctctaggttcactttgaaatctataaaggaagacttggcttttataatttggaattaaaaaaggcacGACAGTatttcttctctgacatcattgccaaaaacacaaacaactcacctgccttgtttgctaccgtTGAGAGACGAACAAACCCCCCAGTGTCAGAAGCATCAgaatttcaatccaccagggcctgcaatgaattttcttccttcttcactgacTAAATTCAGAAAATCTGACAGGCAGTTggtgtttctgtatcaggtacagcaaatgtgttgtcctcatgtccacttaaaatcaattgaaacaccatgacacaattccatcagattaatgatcAAGACCTAGAAATTCTCAATGACTTTCGCCCAGTGGCTCTCACATCacatgtgatgaaggtgctggagagactggtcttGGCCCATCTCAGACCGCAGGTGAGATCATTTCTTGACCCTTtgcaatttgcctaccagcctcacTTGGGGGTGGACGATGCTATTATTTACCTGCTGCAACGTGCTCACTCATACCTGGATGGATCGGgttgcactgtgagaatcaccttttttgatttctccagtgctttcaacacgatccagcctCGGCTtctgagtgacaagctgcaggctatgagggtgAACtcgtccaccatctcctggattaccaactacctcacagacagaCCACAGTTcgtccggctgggcagtgtgctgtctgatgtggtggtggGTAGTACTGGAGCGCCTCAGGGGACCgtgctgtctcctttctgttCACCTTGTACACctctgactttaaatacaactcagagtcatgccatCTGCAGAAACTTTCTGATCACTCTGCAGTtgtagggtgtataagggatggacggaggaggagtacagagggCTGGTGAGTGATTTTCTagagtggactggaagaaatcatctgcttctgaatgtggccaagaccagagagatggtcattgacttcaggaggaagaggacgtctccgCAGCCCCtttgcattctgggagaggatgtggctgctgtggaggactacaagtaccttggagtgcacctagacaacggactgaactggaggatCCACACTGAcactgtgtacaagaaggggatgagcagactctatttcctgaggaagctgagatccttcaacgtgtgcagcaagatgctggagatcttctaccagtctgttgtggCCAGTGCGCTCTTCTTCGTTGCGGTCTGCTGGGggagcagcatcagagccggtgcACCAGCAggatcaataaactgatcaggaaagctgggtccgtcatcggcatcaaactggacaattttgaagctgtggtggagaggaggacactcaACAGGCTGCTGTCCATCCTGGATAACACCACccatcctctccacctgcagctggtcaGTCAATGGAGCTCCTTCTCTAACAGGCTAATACAGCTCCGCTGCAACAaggacagacacaggaaaacattcctGCCCTCGGCAATaactctttttaataaatctcctctggctggcagagaactctctGCTTCATAGCTTCACTGGACTTACACCTCACTGGACATTCACatccacattcatttaaagtatTATTAATCCTGTTTAATcattatatgtatatatcatTCTTACTTCAcgttctttttctttagatttgtaaatcattttttgtttttgtttatccttatatttgactatttcttattgtgtatattttgtattgtctctatgtttctaatgctgctggaacaaaagaatttcccaaattgggatcaataaaagtcatatctatctatctagaggacattattcaacatctgaagtcctcctcctgctgccttgatattattCCTATGATATACACcttttcatagcatgtcctcagagctaCTTCATAGAGTAAAGAGGTCTCTTCacaggtgtatttccacaggccctgaaaactgcagtcattaaaccgctcttaaaaaataatctggacgcttcagcaatgaataattacaggcccatatcaaacctcccatttctagataaaatcattgaaaaagtagtttttaaacaactgaataatttcttggatgcaaataactgttttgatgtgttccagtcaggctttcgaccgcacca includes the following:
- the ckmb gene encoding creatine kinase, muscle b encodes the protein MAKNCHNDYKMKFATDEEFPDLSLHNNHMAKVLTKDIYGKLRGKSTPSGFTVDDVIQTGVDNPGHPFIMTVGCVAGDEESYEAFKELLDPIISDRHGGYKPTDKHKTDLNFENLKGGDDLDPNYVLSSRVRTGRSIKGFTLPPHNSRGERRGIEKLSIEALASLEGEFKGKYYPLSGMTDAEQELLIADHFLFDKPVSPLLTCAGMARDWPDGRGIWHNDNKTFLVWVNEEDHLRVISMQLGGNMKEVFRRFCVGLQKIEEIFKKHNHGFMWNEHLGYILTCPSNLGTGLRGGVHVKLPKLSTHAKFEEILTRLRLQKRGTGGVDTASVGGVFDISNADRLGSSEVSQVQLVVDGVKLMVEMEKKLEKGESIDGMIPAQK